The Candidatus Nanohalovita haloferacivicina region CGTCTTCGGCGACTACTACTAGTGGACCTGATTTTCTGACGTATTTTCGGCCTCTGTTCTTTCCTTTTCCTGCTCTTACTTTCTTCTGTTTGACTCTTTCTAGTTCTTCTTCTAGGCCTAGGTCTTCGAGTTTTTCTTTGAGGTCCTGTGTCTTTTCGATTTCTTCAAGACCGTCTTCTACTAGAGGGACTTCTCCGTCGTATGCGTGTTTCTCTGTGACAAGGCTTTGGTCTGCTGTTGCTGCGATTGCACTCCTGATTGCTTTTCTTCTTTCCTTGTCGTTGATTTCTTCTTCGAAGTCTTTCTCTGCTTTTGGAGGGTGAGCTCTGCGTCCGCCTCTTGTGTTCGGTGCTTCTGCTCCTTCTCCGTAGATCTGCATTCCTCTGCGGACTGTGATCTTACGTGGTACTCGGGACATTCCCTTTCCTTTCTGGCCTCTGTAAGCGTTCTGGCGTTTCTTCCAGTAGGTAACGTGCTTGTTACCTGCTTCTGGGTCTGCGCCGTAGGCCTGTCTTTTCTTGGATTTGATTGAGAGAGTTGCTCTCTTGACGAGGTCGTCTCTCACTCTTTCCGTAAACTGAATTGGTAGATCTGTCATTGTTTTTCACCCTCTATTGGTCGATGTAAGTTATTTCTGGTGTTCCTGGTTTTCCGTCTTCTCTCATTGCTGTTCGCAGCCTGATCAGTCTTTCTGATGGGCCTGGTACTGAGCCTTTGATTATGATGTAGTTGGACTGGACTTCTCCGTATCCGTTGAAGCCTCCGTCTCTCTGTACGTCTTCCGGGTCTTCTCCGTGTGCGAGGATTCTCTTGTTTACTTCTGTTCTGTTGTTGAATCCTTGCTGGCCTGGCAGTGGTACTTTCCATGAAAGTGTGTCAGGGTGCCATGGGCCTACGTTTCCGGCTTTTCTTCGTTTCTTCTGTGTTTTGTGGCCGAGTTTCTTGATTCCGTATCTTTGTACTGGGCCTTCCATTCCTTTTCCTTTGGTTACTGCTACTACGTCTGAGTATTCTCCTTCTTCGAATACCTGGTCGAATTCGATCTGTTTTCCGATCATTTCTTCTGCGTATTCAAGCTGATCTTCTACGTCGCCTCCGATTCCTACTTCGAAGTTCTCTGCTGTCTTCTTGCTGAGTCCGGCCTGTCCTGGCTGTGTGTGGACTAGCAGTCTGACGTCGGTTATTTTGTCGGAGTTTTCTTTTGCTTTCTCCAGGTTTTCCATGTTTCCTTCTTTTGGTACGTCTACTGCTCTCTGCAGTTCTGGTGCTGGAGATTCTGTCCAGGCCTCTGTAAATACGTTTTTGCCTGTGTTGACATCTTGTGTGTAGAAGCGGGCTCCATATACTCTGAGCGGTGGTGCTTCTAGTATTGTTACTGCTTCTGCTACTTCCTGTCCCTGTGTTGCTCCTTCTGTGTCGTCGATCATCATGACTCTGGACATTCCTACTTTGTAGCCTGCGAAGCCTAGTGGTTTTAGTTCGTCTGTTTCTTCCCAGTTGTCTATGTCTGGGTATATTCTTTCTGCTCGGACCTTTGGCTTGAATCCCAGGGATCCGCTTCTTGATCTATTTTTCTTTGGCATTGTTTGGTTTCAACTCCAATAGGCCTCTCATGTTACTAGAGGCATTGGTTAAACTGTACCTAGCTATGGCTAGGTGGTAAATTATTTGTCACCAGAGGCCTCCCCTACAAGTGAAGGCTTGTCCTCTCAAAGAAAATCTCCGAGAGGTATAACTGAAAACAGAAGACAAATTTTATAAATGGGTTGACTTGTCGAGGCCTTTTATTCGAAGTAGTTGCGTACTTTTTCCCGGAATTCATCGCTCATGTCGTCGATTTGAAGGAGTATTTCGTTTCTGCCGTATTTTTCTTTGAGTTCTTCCAGTGCCTCCTCGAGTTCTGCGTTTAGTTCTTCGCCCTCTCTTAGAAGGTCGGAGTAGTATCTGAGAATGTACATGTCGAGCACTGTTTTGACATGCTCCTGGAATTCGTCGTCGAGGTGGTCGGCCATTTCAAGGATTTCTCCCCTGGAATAGTCCTCGAAGAGATCATCTATTTCATCCTCTATCTCTTCCTCTATCTCTGATACGTCTTTGTCCGTTTCCTCAAACTGTCTTTCTAGATCTTCAAAGGCCATACTAGGTGATTGTTCTGTGATTTATTTATCCTTTGATGTTGACTACAGGCCTCATTTTGGCTACCTTGTTGCCGATTCCGAGGGCGTCGCTGACCTTGATTACTTCGTCGATGTCCTTGTAGACTCCTGGGGCCTCCTCTGCGATTGTTGAACCCGAGGCTGCTTTGACAAATATCTGGTCTCTTTTGAGTTCTTTCTGTACGTCTTCTCCCCAGTAATCCTGCTTGGCCTGTGTTCGTGACATCAGCCTTCCTGCTCCGTGTGCTGTTGAGCCAAAGCTTATTTCCAGTGATTCCTGTCCTCCGGAAAGAATGTAGCTTGCTGTTCCCATGCTCCCCGGGATTAGTACGGGTTGGCCTACGTCTCTGTAAACTTCTGGGACTTCAGGCCTTCCTGCTGGCATTGCTCTTGTTGCTCCTTTTCTGTGGACGAGTAGTTCTTTGTCCTCGCCGTCTACGTTGTGTGTTTCTTCTTTGGCGATGTTGTGGCATACGTCATAGAGAAGTTCTGTCTCCACTTCTTCGTAGATGGTACTGAGGCATTCTCTGACTCCCTGTGTGATGGCCTGACGGTTGGCCCATGCGTAGTTTGCTGCTGCGTACATGGCCTCTTTGTAGTCCTGTGCGAGTTCGTCCTGCATCGGCGCGTAGATCAGTTCCTTGTCCGGTATTTCTTCCACGATTTCAGGATAGTTTTTCTCGAACTTTCTAAGATAATTAGTACAGGTCTGGTGGCCGAGGCCTCTGCTTCCGGAGTGGATCATGACTACCACCTGGTCTTCTTCCAGTCCATATGCCTCTGCCTTCTGGTCGTTGTAGATTTCTCCTACTCTCTGGATTTCGAGAAAATGGTTTCCTGACCCCAGGGAGCCTACCTGGTTGAGGCCTCTTTTTTTGGCGTCTTCAGGTATTTTTTCGGGGTTGCCTGGTAGTCGGCCTTCTTCTTCGCATCTTTTGATGTCGCTTTCCTTGGCGTGGCCGTTTTCCAGCATCCATTCCGCTCCTTTTTCAAGTATTTCTTCCAGATCTTCTTCATCGGTGTTGATGTATCCTCCTTTTCCAAGGCCGCAAGGTATTTTGTTGTATAGAATGTTTGCAAGCTGCTGCTCTTGCCCTCTAATATCTTCGTACTTAAGATCTGTCTTGAGTACTCTGATGCCGCAGTTGATGTCGTAGCCGATTCCTCCTGGGCTTATTACGCCGTTTTCTTTGTTTACTGCTGCCACGCCTCCGATTGGGAATCCGTATCCCTGGTGGCCGTCTGGCATGACGATTGAGTATTTTTCGAGGCCTGGTAGTGTTGCTACGTTTTTGATCTGTTTGAGTGTGTCGTCCTGTCTGATTTCTTTAAGAAGATCTTCATTGGCGTAGACTCTGGCCGGTTTTTTCATCTGGCCTTCCTGTGGTATTTCGTAGATGTTTTCGGATATTTTGTTGAGTTCCATATGTAGAAAGTTTCTGTAAACTCTTTTTACAGTTATATGTCGAGGACTACCTGAAGTCTCCATTTTCCTTCTTCGAATGTGACTTCCATTTCGCTGTATGTGGGGCCTTTGACGTCCATTACGCTCATTGAGTTTTCTATGTTGTCGGCCCAGATCTTTGCTGTCAGTCTGTATCCGTCTTCAAGATCTTCTATTTCGAGGTCTTCTGCGTATGAGATTACGACGTTGTCGACGTCCTGTAGGAAGATGAGTTTATCCATGAAGTCGAATAGTAGTGCTTCCTGACTTTCAGATTCTACCTCTATACTGTAGTATGTCTGGCCGTTGAAGCCTCCGACTATTTCAGAGAAAGCCTTTACTGCTTCTGAGAATGCTTCTTCCAGCGAGTCTCCTGAGGCCTGGAATTTTTCATCGGCAGTGTGTTCAAGTATTTCGTAGCTCATAACCAGTATTTCCTGTGATATTATAGGTTTCTTTCGGGTTTAAAGTCGCTGTTCGAGGTAGGCCTCAATTACCTTTCTCTGTTCCTCTATTCCGAGTTCTGTGTTGTCGAGTACCAGGTCGTAGATTTCCTTGTCTTCTACGTCTATGTCATAGTATCGGATGTATCTGTCTCTATTGTCGCTATCTCTTTTCTGTATTCTTTCGAGTGCTTCTTCCTGTGAGATTTCTTCTCTTTCTGCAACTCTCGATGCTCTTTCTTCGAGGCCTGCTGTAATGTATATTTTTACGTCTGCGTAGCTGCCCAGCACCCATGAGGATAGTCTTGATTCTACTACGCAGTCTTTCTGTAGGGCTTTGTTGAGTGTTCTGCGGTCTACTTCGAGGTCTGTTTCCTTGTCTGCTTTTTCTGATAGTTCTACTACTGTCATGTCGCGGTCTGCGGCTATGCTTCTGAAGAAGTCTCCTGCGGAGTAGTGTACGATATCCAGTTTTTCTGCTACCTGTGCGGCGAGTGTTCCTTTTCCTGCGCCCGATGGGCCGTTGATGCAGATAATTAGGTCAGAATTTTTGTCGCGGTCACCTTCGAATTCGCGAATGAAGCTCTCCATAATTCAGTATTGAAGGTAGGAATTAAAACTGTGAAGCAAGTTTGAGATGAGAAAGATAAGTGGGGTCGCGGAGCGCGGGATTTGAACCCGCGTCTTCACCGTGACAGGGTGAAATGATGGGCCAGACTACACCAGCTCCGCTTGTGAAAAATGTGTTGGCAGGGAATTTTTTTAAACTAAAAGGTCCTCTGGATTAGGTCGTTGAATGTTGTGAAGTTTCTGTTTAAAGAGTCTTTCTCGAATCCGTAGCAGTATTCCGGTACCTGGTCCATGTCTTCAAGGACTTCAACTGTTTCTCCGGTCACGTCAGCGGTTTTGTCGACGAAATACGTGAAATCTACTGTTTCTTCTGCCTGGGCCGCTACCGAGATATCGGTGTTTGCACAGCAGTTGGAGTACTGGGCGCCTGCTCTGTAGATCTGGTCGAATTCAAGCATTTCTTGGGCCTGTTCTTCTGTTATCAGGCCGTCTCCTCTTATATCGTCTAGTACTCGGTCATAGGCCTGTTCTGCGTACAGTTGTGTTTCGCTGTCGCTTGTTACTGCGTATGTATGGCCTGGAAATTCTGAGATGTCGTCAATTTTTGGTTCCAGAACTCCGGAGTCATATTTTCCGTCTGCTCTGGGATGTGTTACTAGAAGTAGCCGTTCCACACAAAGGTTGTTATGGAGAACATATTTCAGCTTGTAGTTTTATGGCCCTCTTGGAAGCAGGTTTAAAGTTTGGAGCGTGTAAGGTTCTGTATGAAAGAGTCGAAATTTTTGATTATTGGAGATGGTAATGCGGGAGCTACTGCTGCTGAAAATATTCGTAAAGAGGATGAGGAGGCCTCGATTACTGTTTTGACTGATGAGGATGAGGCTCTGTATAACAGGATTATGTTGAAGAATTTCATGAAGGGTACTTTGCCGAAGCAGTATGCTCAGGTGCATGATGAGGGCTGGTACGAGAAACGGGATATTGATCTTCATCTTGAGACCAGAGTCTCCAGTGTTGATACCGATGAGAAGGTTGTTGAGGCCGGCGACGAGGAGTTTTCTTATGAGAAGCTTCTGGTTGCTACCGGCGGTTCTCCGAGAGAGTTTCCTGCTGACGATGATTTCGACAACGTGCATTACATGTGGACGATGCATGATGCTGAGAACATCAAGAATGCGGCTGAGGATTCTGAGGAGGCCGTTGTTATCGGTGGAGGTCTTCTAGGGATCGATCTTGCTATTGCTTTTGCGGAGAACGGTGCCGATACACACTATATTATTAGAGAGGATAACTGGTGGCATCGAGGCCTTGATCCGGAGGGTGCTGAGATCATTCACAGCCGGCTTGAGGATCTTGGTGTAAATATTGTAACTAATACAGAGATAGTTGATTTTGAGAGCGAGAATAGCGAAGTTGTTGCTGCAGAGGCCTCTGATGGAGAGGTTTTCGAATGTGATAACGTGGCTGTTGCGATCGGTCAGACTCCGAACTCTGAGTTTATCGATGTTGAGAAGACCGATGGAGGCCTTATCAAGACTGATGAGTATTTGAGGACTTCTGAGGACGATGTTTTCGCGGCTGGTAACATGGTTGAGTATTATTCGCCTATTTTTGAGAAGAGGACTGTGAAAGGTTCCTGGGATCACTCCGAGGCCATGGGGGAATCAGCTGCGGAAAATATGATGAGTTCAGAAGAAGTATTTGACTATGTGAATACGTATGGCGTAGGCCACTTTGATGTTCAGTTCCTTGCTATCGGCGACTGGGGTGGAGAAGGTGTTTCCCGCAGGTACTCCGATGATGAGTATCGTCGACTGATTTTTGATGGTAATCAGCTTGTTGGAGCAGTTATGATTGGTTATACTAAGGGCCAGGAGAAGTTGAAGGACTTGATCTACGATCAGGAAGAGTTTGAGGATAAGGAGAAGTTGCTGGATAAGGATTTCTGGGAGTAAGGCCTATACAGCCAGATCTCTGAAGTCTATGTCGTAGGTATCCTGTATGTATTCCAGTACTTCGTCGTTGTCTTCGAGTATCTTGTCTGCTTCCAGGCCGTGAAAGGTTCCTCCATCAAGGTATAGAAATACGTTGAAGTCTTCTGTCTGCACGAAAACATCTCCTTTATCGTATGTTCCGAAGTCTCTAGCTACTCTGTGTAGAAATTCTTCTTCGTCAACCATGTTTCTCAGATCGTCGTAGATTGTATCGAGGTCTTTGTATGGTTCAGCGTCAAAGGAGATTGATTGCGGCATGTATCTTTATTGTAGTGAGATGAATAAATCGAATGTTGCTGTTGGTTACAGTTATTCTATAAAGTCATATTCTGAGGCCTCTAGGGCATCTATCATGTCGTGGTATGGGTCGCCATCAGATTGTGTTTCATCAAGGCCTAGTAGTTCCATTACTTCTCTTTCGGCATCTATCACGCTTAAAGGATATATATCTGTGAGGCCTTCTTCATCTGGTGTTCCTGTCAGGTATGTATCTATTATGCCTGCGAATTTTCTGGTGTCGAGAGCGTCTTCTATTTCCCATGCGTCTCCTCCGAAAATGTCTACTGGTTTTCTTTCGAAATCTCGTTCCTCGCTCCAGAAGTATTCAAGGTTGTCTGGCTTGAAATCTCTGTAGGTTATAGCGTGGTTCTGTCTAAGGTCAAACAGAAGTTCCATGTCGTCTCTTATGATATCTGGTACTGAGAAAGTTGACTGTACTTCATTTTGCGGTAGGTCTGCAGCGTTCATTCTGACCATTACAGTGTTATATGGTGCGTCGGACTTTAGTTCATCTACTTCGACCCATGGAAATCTGTCAACAGAGTTTACTATTTCTTCCTGCTCAAAAGGATCTTTTGACTCCCAGTCATATGGAATTGACTTCACCACATAGCCTCTAGGACTCATATGAGTAGAATTAGTAGCGCCCTCACCAATCTTGCTTTCGTCATCGTATAGAGCGTCTTTATCAGTCTGAAAGCGGCGATCTAGCGCTCTTTGGTGAAGATCATTAAAACTCATAAAGAGTTGTTATGAAGAAGTAATAAATAATTATTCGTGGTTGATTTCCACTTCGTCAAGTACATCTAGGGCCTGTGTTGATACGAATGCGAGGTCTTGCCAGTCTTTTGTCATTCTTGGGCAGGCGCAGTTGACGTAGATGTCGATTCCGAATCCTTTGTAGTCTGATTCGAAGATTCTGTCTTCGACAAATACGTATACGTCTTTGCCGTGTTTCTCAAGTTTTTCTTTGGCGATTTTGACGGCCTGCATGTAGTTCTGGCCTTTCTTTGAGGAAGTGACGATACCCCATTTCTTCTTGTCTTTGTACTTCATGACTCTGGCGTATTCTGCTCTTTTCTCGTCGTCAAGAGAGTTAGGTGGTTCAACCCAGATGTGCTCTTCGTATGGATCTACTACGTAGACCTTTTTTCCGGTCTCCGATACCTGTGATGGGTGGAAGTGGCCGGATCCGAGGAAGACGAAAGCGTCTACCTTGTGTGATATGTTGTGGGCCGCTCCTGCATCGCATCCGAGTACCTGGCCGACTTCTGTGGTTCTGAGGCCTGTCTTGCCTTCTACTACTTCATATCCTTTTTCTTCAAGGAATTCTCGGGCCTCTTCTGCTCTGTCCATGTACTGTGTTACTCCTACGAGGCCGATTTTTTCGTCTTCGTCTATTTCTTCGTAGTGGTTTTCCAGAATACTCATTATGTCTCTGTCTTCTCTGTACGGAAGATAGTAGACGTTGAGGTCGTCCATGTCGGCTTTTTCTGGATGCAGGAATCTTGTGTGGCCTACGTGAATTAGCGCGTCGGCCCCCATTCTTTCTGCTTTTTCGTCTGCGATTCCGCATGCTCCGAAGGTTGAGGCCCCGATTATTACGGTTTCGTATCCTCTTTCTTCGAGTTGTTGTGCGTAGTCAATTATCTGTGGTTTGATGCCGTCAGGGCCCTGTAGACCGATTTTTTCGTGGTCTTTGCCCTCTATTTCTTCGAGAATTTCTTCTATTGATTCGTAGTTCCACTGTGCTCGCTGGTTTTCTTCCGTCATATAACCTTGAATGTACGCGAAGTCTTTTTAATCAGCAAGTTTGTCCATGATATACTTCTTTTCTTCCCTGAGAACGGCTTTTTCAAGCGATTCAAGGTCTATCTGCGAGGCTATCACGTCGAACCTCTGTCTGACAGCGGCCCCTACAAGTGTTTGATCTGGTTGTTCTACCAGGAGAATTTTCAGTTCCGCGTCAATGTATTCTATGGCTTCTTTAAGGCCTGTGTCAGGTAGTTTTCTTGCATCAATGACTGCTT contains the following coding sequences:
- the rplD gene encoding 50S ribosomal protein L4, producing the protein MTDLPIQFTERVRDDLVKRATLSIKSKKRQAYGADPEAGNKHVTYWKKRQNAYRGQKGKGMSRVPRKITVRRGMQIYGEGAEAPNTRGGRRAHPPKAEKDFEEEINDKERRKAIRSAIAATADQSLVTEKHAYDGEVPLVEDGLEEIEKTQDLKEKLEDLGLEEELERVKQKKVRAGKGKNRGRKYVRKSGPLVVVAEDEGIKNAGSNLAGVEVSLVDQLNAEKLAPGAEPGRLTVWSEKALEKLEEEELFQ
- a CDS encoding 50S ribosomal protein L3 — translated: MPKKNRSRSGSLGFKPKVRAERIYPDIDNWEETDELKPLGFAGYKVGMSRVMMIDDTEGATQGQEVAEAVTILEAPPLRVYGARFYTQDVNTGKNVFTEAWTESPAPELQRAVDVPKEGNMENLEKAKENSDKITDVRLLVHTQPGQAGLSKKTAENFEVGIGGDVEDQLEYAEEMIGKQIEFDQVFEEGEYSDVVAVTKGKGMEGPVQRYGIKKLGHKTQKKRRKAGNVGPWHPDTLSWKVPLPGQQGFNNRTEVNKRILAHGEDPEDVQRDGGFNGYGEVQSNYIIIKGSVPGPSERLIRLRTAMREDGKPGTPEITYIDQ
- a CDS encoding RtcB family protein is translated as MELNKISENIYEIPQEGQMKKPARVYANEDLLKEIRQDDTLKQIKNVATLPGLEKYSIVMPDGHQGYGFPIGGVAAVNKENGVISPGGIGYDINCGIRVLKTDLKYEDIRGQEQQLANILYNKIPCGLGKGGYINTDEEDLEEILEKGAEWMLENGHAKESDIKRCEEEGRLPGNPEKIPEDAKKRGLNQVGSLGSGNHFLEIQRVGEIYNDQKAEAYGLEEDQVVVMIHSGSRGLGHQTCTNYLRKFEKNYPEIVEEIPDKELIYAPMQDELAQDYKEAMYAAANYAWANRQAITQGVRECLSTIYEEVETELLYDVCHNIAKEETHNVDGEDKELLVHRKGATRAMPAGRPEVPEVYRDVGQPVLIPGSMGTASYILSGGQESLEISFGSTAHGAGRLMSRTQAKQDYWGEDVQKELKRDQIFVKAASGSTIAEEAPGVYKDIDEVIKVSDALGIGNKVAKMRPVVNIKG
- a CDS encoding archease yields the protein MSYEILEHTADEKFQASGDSLEEAFSEAVKAFSEIVGGFNGQTYYSIEVESESQEALLFDFMDKLIFLQDVDNVVISYAEDLEIEDLEDGYRLTAKIWADNIENSMSVMDVKGPTYSEMEVTFEEGKWRLQVVLDI
- the cmk gene encoding (d)CMP kinase produces the protein MESFIREFEGDRDKNSDLIICINGPSGAGKGTLAAQVAEKLDIVHYSAGDFFRSIAADRDMTVVELSEKADKETDLEVDRRTLNKALQKDCVVESRLSSWVLGSYADVKIYITAGLEERASRVAEREEISQEEALERIQKRDSDNRDRYIRYYDIDVEDKEIYDLVLDNTELGIEEQRKVIEAYLEQRL
- a CDS encoding NAD(P)/FAD-dependent oxidoreductase; its protein translation is MKESKFLIIGDGNAGATAAENIRKEDEEASITVLTDEDEALYNRIMLKNFMKGTLPKQYAQVHDEGWYEKRDIDLHLETRVSSVDTDEKVVEAGDEEFSYEKLLVATGGSPREFPADDDFDNVHYMWTMHDAENIKNAAEDSEEAVVIGGGLLGIDLAIAFAENGADTHYIIREDNWWHRGLDPEGAEIIHSRLEDLGVNIVTNTEIVDFESENSEVVAAEASDGEVFECDNVAVAIGQTPNSEFIDVEKTDGGLIKTDEYLRTSEDDVFAAGNMVEYYSPIFEKRTVKGSWDHSEAMGESAAENMMSSEEVFDYVNTYGVGHFDVQFLAIGDWGGEGVSRRYSDDEYRRLIFDGNQLVGAVMIGYTKGQEKLKDLIYDQEEFEDKEKLLDKDFWE
- the dph2 gene encoding diphthamide biosynthesis enzyme Dph2 codes for the protein MTEENQRAQWNYESIEEILEEIEGKDHEKIGLQGPDGIKPQIIDYAQQLEERGYETVIIGASTFGACGIADEKAERMGADALIHVGHTRFLHPEKADMDDLNVYYLPYREDRDIMSILENHYEEIDEDEKIGLVGVTQYMDRAEEAREFLEEKGYEVVEGKTGLRTTEVGQVLGCDAGAAHNISHKVDAFVFLGSGHFHPSQVSETGKKVYVVDPYEEHIWVEPPNSLDDEKRAEYARVMKYKDKKKWGIVTSSKKGQNYMQAVKIAKEKLEKHGKDVYVFVEDRIFESDYKGFGIDIYVNCACPRMTKDWQDLAFVSTQALDVLDEVEINHE